The following are encoded together in the Syngnathus typhle isolate RoL2023-S1 ecotype Sweden linkage group LG5, RoL_Styp_1.0, whole genome shotgun sequence genome:
- the sv2ca gene encoding synaptic vesicle glycoprotein 2Ca: MEDTYNNRTSLVKGAKDIVKEAKRQTAKKVNKVVDRAADEYSSHHNYSRFQDDADDDDEDFYRNQPRQDGEGYRDNDEGSSDATEGHDDEDEIYEGEYQGVPSTGDRKHKEGQVALGQPVSDAMRDRKELERERQADEEELAQQYELIIQECGHGRFQWQLFLVLGLALMSDGVEVFVVGFVLPSAETDMCVPDSSSGWLGSIVYLGMMLGAFFWGGMSDKVGRKQCLLICMSTNGFFAFLSSFVQGYGVFLVCRLAAGFGIGGAVPIVFSFFAEVLSREKRGEHLSWLCMFWMIGEIYASAMAWAIIPHYGWSFSMGSAYQFHSWRVFVVVCALPCVCAVVALTFMPESPRFYLEVGKHDEAWMILKQIHDTNMRARGQPEKVFSVNRIKIPKQLDELVELESESGNPVSKAIFRMKAEIHGIYLNLMKCFDYPMRENMIRLSIVWFTLSFGYYGLSVWFPDVIKHLQADEYASKVQIHNNERIEDFTFNFTLENQIHKNGLFINDRFINMKLKSVTFVDSTFRNCHFDDVTSVGSYFHNCTFIDAFFFNTDIDDSKLIDGTEVVNSTFTHNKTGCQMTFDDDYSAYWVYFINFLGTLAVLPGNIVSALLMDKTGRLSMLGGSMVLSGISCFFLWFGTSESMMIFMLCLYNGLSISAWNSLDVVTTESFPTARRGTGFGFCNALCKMAAVLGNLIFGSLVGITKAIPILMASSVLVGGGLVGLRLPDTRANVLM, from the exons ATGGAGGACACTTACAATAACAGGACTTCCCTGGTTAAAGGGGCCAAGGATATAGTCAAGGAGGCAAAGCGGCagacagcaaaaaaggtcaacAAGGTGGTGGACCGTGCAGCAGATGAGTATTCATCCCACCACAACTACTCACGATTCCAGGACGATGCGGACGACGATGACGAGGATTTCTACAGGAATCAACCTCGGCAAGATGGAGAGGGTTACCGTGACAATGACGAGGGCTCCAGCGATGCCACCGAGGGCCACGACGATGAGGACGAGATCTACGAGGGCGAGTACCAGGGGGTTCCTTCCACGGGCGACAGGAAGCATAAGGAGGGCCAAGTGGCCCTCGGGCAACCCGTGTCGGACGCAATGAGGGACAGGAAGGAGCTGGAGCGGGAGCGACAGGCTGATGAGGAGGAGCTGGCACAGCAGTACGAGCTCATCATCCAAGAGTGCGGCCACGGGAGGTTCCAGTGGCAGCTGTTCCTGGTTCTGGGACTGGCGCTCATGTCAGATGGCGTTGAGGTGTTTGTGGTGGGCTTTGTGCTTCCAAGTGCTGAAACAGACATGTGTGTACCTGACTCCAGTTCAGGATGGTTAG GTAGCATTGTTTACCTGGGCATGATGCTGGGAGCCTTCTTTTGGGGAGGAATGTCTGACAAAGTGGGCCGCAAGCAGTGTCTCCTCATTTGCATGTCCACAAACGGCTTCTTCGCCTTCCTGTCGTCTTTTGTCCAGGGATACGGCGTCTTCCTTGTTTGTCGCCTGGCCGCAGGGTTCGG GATAGGAGGTGCAGTGCCTattgttttctctttctttgcAGAGGTTTTATCGAGGGAGAAAAGAGGAGAACACTTGAGCTGGCTGTGTATGTTTTGGATGATTGGCGAGATCTACGCATCCGCCATGGCGTGGGCCATTATCCCGCATTATG GATGGAGTTTCAGCATGGGCTCGGCCTACCAGTTCCACAGCTGGCGAGTGTTTGTGGTCGTCTGTGCCCTcccttgtgtgtgtgctgtggtAGCACTTACCTTCATGCCTGAAAGCCCCAGATTTTACCTGGAG GTGGGGAAGCACGACGAAGCCTGGATGATCCTCAAACAAATCCACGACACCAACATGAGAGCGCGTGGGCAGCCGGAGAAAGTCTTCAGC GTTAACAGGATAAAGATCCCAAAGCAGCTCGATGAATTGGTTGAATTGGAGTCTGAATCAGGAAATCCAGTTTCCAAGGCGATTTTCCGGATGAAGGCTGAAATCCATGGG ATTTACCTGAATCTCATGAAGTGCTTCGACTACCCAATGCGAGAAAATATGATACGACTCTCCATAGTGTGGTTCACGTTGTCTTTCGG GTATTacggtctgtctgtctggttcCCCGATGTCATCAAACATCTCCAGGCGGACGAATATGCCTCCAAAGTGCAAATTCACAACAACGAACGCATCGAAGACTTCACCTTCAACTTTACCCTCGAGAACCAAATACACAAAAATGGACTTTTCATCAATGATCG ATTCATCAACATGAAACTCAAATCCGTCACCTTTGTTGACTCAACTTTTCGTAACTGCCACTTTGACGACGTCACATCGGTGGGATCCTATTTCCATAATTGTACTTTCATTGACGCATTCTTCTTTAATACAG aCATTGACGACTCAAAGCTGATTGATGGCACCGAGGTGGTCAACAGCACGTTCACCCACAATAAAACGGGATGTCAGATGACGTTTGATGACGATTATAGCGCCTACTGGGTTTACTTTATCAACTTCTTGGGAACCTTGGCCGTTCTACCCGGGAACATCGTGTCTGCACTTCTTATGGATAAAACAGGCCGTTTGTCCATGTTAG GTGGCTCCATGGTGTTGTCAGGCATCAGCTGCTTCTTTTTGTGGTTTGGCACCAGTGAGTCCATGATGATTTTCATGCTGTGCCTTTACAACGGCCTGAGTATCTCTGCCTGGAACTCTCTAGACGTGGTCACAACGGAATCTTTTCCGACTGCCAGGAG AGGAACAGGATTTGGATTCTGCAACGCCCTGTGCAAGATGGCCGCAGTACTGGGGAACCTGATTTTCGGTTCTCTAGTTGGCATCACAAAGGCCATCCCCATCCTAATGGCATCTTCAGTTCTAGTGGGGGGAGGTCTGGTTGGCCTCCGATTGCCTGACACCAGGGCCAATGTCCTTATGTAA